TCCAACCATGTGTAACGTCCAGATGGATAGCTGCTTTAtctctttttaacttaaaattgaaAGCCTTTTGAGAACATCGAAATTTTAGACAGCGTAAGTTCTGTTtattaatcaaaccgagtcggcAGTACTCTCAGTGAtacaaaataaatactattaCAAGATTATGTAGCTTGTCCTGAATCTGTATGTACACTTGATGTCACGATGAATCTTTCTTCGTGTGTATTTACATGGACCTACAATTGATAGCACATACGATTAAAACATCAAAATGTGAAGGAATTTTACACATAACTTTAAAAGATACTTATTTTCTGATGTATGTTTTCAGGCCTACAAACCGTCAGCACATTGGACATACTTTCTGTGTCACTAAGGAGCTCAACAAAACAGGACAGTAACAGTGACAGTGTATGTGTCTCCTATGTTAGACAGGAgaaaaatttcatattaaaatcatGTTCTGTTGTGTTCACAGCCGGTGATTTACAGTTAATCGGTAACCTTCATCAGCAAATCACCGATGTGGTCAGAAATGGTAAGTGTATTTAATTTTGCATAAACTCAGCATACGGGGTAAGGCATCAACGAGGACTTAATGTAAAGAAGGGGTTAATCTGTCCACTTATCCACTTATTCacttattttatgaatatttccctGGCTCTCGTATTATTTTAGCAATTCTTAGAAGGTATATCTAACAAAATACAGTTGGAACTCTATATCTCggactcgcttatctcaaaattccggctgTCTCGATGACATTTTTAAGTCCCGTCCCGAATGTAGCATTtaaagtcgaatttcggttatctcgaagtaaaacgctgGATCCCTTGGAATCCGAGATACAGAGTTTCAAATgtttgtaagaagatcctttggaagcacagatcGCAACCAAGCATAATAAATAGTAGTTCCAGTTTATGAGAGGTAAACAAGTTTGCAACAATACTCGCGTCCGAAGCACCGCTGTTTGTACATAAAGGTTTTGATAGACTCAATGATCGTGTTGGACCGGAACAACACCGAGTTCAAGttcggggagactttttacaagcACTGCTCAGCtctgatatttaattaaatttatacgaaGGTCCTTTGGGAAAAGGCTTATAACAAATTGCGTTGTTATTGTTATTTGTAAATAACTTACCAGATGGTTTGTCCTCAAGATTTCTAGATTGTTAATCCAATAGTCACATCAAGCTAGCAGAAtgagaagttttatttttaacagaTAGTTACCAAGATAGCCACCATTTTGATGATAACATATCCGTAGTTAAGCTAGTttcgtaaaatgatttttttttctcaaaatttatgCGCTACCAATTCGTGATATTTTAGTTTTGCAGAGCATGTAATGTTTTCAGTTGGACGGAAACCAAAGAGGTTGTTGGTGCTGATCAATCCAGTGAGTGGTAGAAGCAAGGGTAGAACTGTCTATGAACAAAAGGTGGCACCTATCTTCCGGGAAGCTGGAATAGACACAGATGTCATTGGTATTATTATACTATTATTGAATGGTTTGCTGGACAATGGTCAATACTATTGCCCAAAGTCTTCGGACGCTAGGCCAGCAGTTTTGACTACTGGTCGGCAGTCcgttcaataactgttttattacatgaccaCATAATgaactttcatatttttcacGTTTTAATTTAAGCCAATAAAAATTTATCAGGGGAGCGGTGGCAAACTGTTGAAGGTGTCGGTCGCTCAAGTTTGAGGTCTTTTGTTCGAGCCCCACTTTGGTCATGACACTGCCTTCTCATCTGACGCCAGTAACGGTGTTTCCAGGAAGCGGGCGGACTCATGTGTGATTTAAATAAGCTTCGAGCTCTTAtaataatcgagctaaaatgaaTGAGTATAAACTTAAACATTTAGTGTGGAACTATACACGGGTCAATAGCACAAGCTATTTAGACCGGTTATTTATATATGGTGCCATGTAATACCTAGTTCATATACCATTTCTTTTCAGTGTTGTAAAAACTGTTGTAAATCTGCATTATTGTggagaaaatatagaaaaagacaAAGACAATCTGAACGGTATCATGATAAATACGCGCTTTACTTTTTCCTTTGTAGACTTGTTTGCAGGTTCGCATTTACTAAGCTGTTTCTAATGCGGGTACTGAAAAAAAAGGAATACATTTTTTTGTCTTCACTATTATGTTTTTTGTAagatttaaagataattttttaaaaaatcaaggaCTGAATTTTTAACGGAAGGCGAGCTACAATGTAAACAAACCACTTCTGTTAGTATCAAGCTACTTTAAAGTATGCATATAAGGATCGTAGCTATTTGTGTGCGTTTATGCGGGTAtgaaccacattgggacttcatGCAAATCATCCAAGAAACGGTggtgcgattcatggatttgaAACACGTTctaatgtggtttatacccgtctCATATTTTTTCTAATCACTAAAAACAGCATTAAATTTCTAATTAAAGAGATGATGTGTAAAGGTACATTCAAATACGTGCActcaaaactttaaatatttgaaaaaaaatatcagccGACAAACAAGACATTATACATTTGTTCTGTGCACTATATAAATTATCAGAAAGTATTTTATGTAGTTTATTTCTTTTTAGTCACAGAAAAAGCGCATCATACGGAGGAAATATTATCAACATATGATATCAAGTCAATAAATGGGTGAGTGCAGAGATGAGATATTGTCAAAATACATAGCGCAATAAATGAGCGATTGCATATAAAAAGGTTGGAGATTtgtttgaagatattttttttcgattttttttgcatttactaGAATATATAAAGATTAtgagaaaaaagtatttttttgtaaatattttgggAGATTAATGCTATTTTCAAAGTGCTCCCTTATATTTGAGATTCAAATGTGTGAGAATGATAGTCAGTAATAAAAATTAATAGTTTGATTTTCTAGGTTGGTTTTGGTTGGTGGGGACGGATTGTACCACGAGGCAGTGAATGGGTTAATGAGAAAACTGGCATCTGAACAAGGTCTTAATGTGGATGATCCTGATGAAACATTACCCAGTATTGATCTTCCTATGGGATTGATTCCATGTGGTCAGTTAACATCTGCTTTTATTACATTGCTCCTTCTCCTAATATAAGTCGTAGATCCATAGTTAGTTTTATATTACCGGGCTATATTCAACACACGTTTTCTGGGCAAAtaagacaaaaaatgaaaataaaactgtgaaagtTAGTtcctgatgtcatgtaataataaGGGCAACAGCGGcgagtcattcaataagtgtttattATTACGTGACTCCttattgtccggcgtccgtcgtacgacgtgcgtcgtccgtcgtgcgtagtgcgtcgtccgtcaacatttgctttgttaacagtctagaagccacatttgtgacccagtctttatgaaacttggttagaatgtttatctttatgatctctaggtcaagtttgaaattaggtcatgtggggtcaaaagctaggtcagtaggccagatcaaaatcttgttaacactctagagtccacagtttaagttagaaactcatgagaattggtcagagtgtttgtcttgatgacctctaggtcaaattggaatctgggtcatgtggggtcaaaaactaggtcacccgatcagatcaaaatttgttaacactctagagaccacagttgtaacccaatctttatgaaacttagtcagaatgtttgtcttgatgatctctagatcaagtttgaaactgggtcatgtgggttcaaaaactatgtcagtaggctagatcaagggaaaatcttgttaacactctagagtccacagtttaagtttgaaactcataacaattggacagaatgtttgtcatggtgacctctaggtcaagtttgaatctaggtcatgtgggtcaaaaactaggtcacctggtcaaatcaaaggaaaaacttaacactctagaggtcacagttgtaacccaatctttatgaaacttagtcagaaagtttgtatagatgatctctaggtcaagtttgaaacaaggtcgtgtggggtaaaaaaactaagtcagtaggccagatcaaaggaaaaccttgttaacactcaagagtcaacagtttaagtttgaaactcatgagaattggtcagcatgtttgttttgatgaccaCTAaatcaggttcgaatctgggtcatgtgggttcagatactaggtcacccgatcaaatcaaaggaaaacgtgttaacaatctagaggccacagttgtgacccaatctttataaaacttggtcagaatgttcgtcttgatgatctctatgtcagttttgaaactgggtcatgtgaggtcaaaaactaggtctgtaggccagatcaactctggtgagcgatattgggccatcatggccctcttgtttttcttccaGTCAGCAACTCctaaaattgaataaattatttaaaactgaatttagatTCGAAGACTATTAGTTAAAAACGACCATCAAAACTAATAAGGTTTATGATAAAATTTAGAACTAGAAATTTGCTAGTTGAAACTGAAAGCTGGAATGCAGTCGATTATAATTCAAGATTATGCAATTTATGTAACACCAGTATTGGAGATGagtttcattatttgtttcaatgcCAATATTGTATGTTAAGAACGATTTCTTAAATCTGAATATTATACACGACAAAATGTCAACAAATTTAACAGTTTAATGAATATTGTAAAATTCGGTATGCCTGAAGACAAAAAGCTATAACTCTTTGTAAAggaaattattaattaatttatgcAGACTTTTAAAATGAGTATATTATGTCCCagttatatattttgtatcttaCGTATAGGATAGGCTCAAGTAGAATGTTGTTCTCTCCGCATAAGCATTTATCAGCTTAATGACCGGGTTTTTCTCATCTACATTGTACATATACgacaatgatttttgttttactttggcTCTTTGTTTCCTCACTTATTGAAGTAATATATGATTCATGATTTACAGATAAGTGTTGTTGGCTTAGTTCCAGCTATCAAAATTTCATcagatgtcattatatatttttggaCGCTGGCGTCTATTCTATatagataaaacattttctgtaaatTTGTCAGTTACTTTAAAACTTTCctcaatgttttaaacaaaaaaaaagaaagaaagaaataccGGTTCAATGTTTTTGCTCAGGTGTGTAACTAAGTTGTTGAACAAAGAATACTTTTGAGCTTTAAGTGCGCCTAACTACCTGAACGTTGAtaattttaagctttaaaaacGCCTTACTTGTCGAACAGCTTTAAGTACGATTTCTTGTTCGGCAATGACAGTGACAGTTAATGTTTCTTCCTGAATCAAAAATGTTGTAATGCAAACAATAGAAATCATATTCTCTAACCGTTCTCGCATTTAAAAGTTTCGTACTTTAACTATTTTGAATGTTTTGTATATTacctaaaataaaatatgactaaATCAAGTAATTTCCGTTGAAGGTACTGGAAATGGGATAGCACATGCTTGTTATGGTAATTATGATGTTACTACGGCAGCATTGTCAATCGCAATAGGTAATGCAGTTAGTATCTTTGATTTGTATTTGATGTTAGTTTTGTACAACGGctttattgtttattaattattgatGTTTTAGGTGGAAGTTAAAGCTGGGTGAAGTAAGAGTTCTCTGGGTCCTCCCATTTAGAACTTTATTTGCTATATGAAAAGTAGCCGGGACTTCAGACTATAACATGTGGGAAATCCCAGTCACCGGCCCTTAATGTAACCTCTGTTTATGTGTTACCATTATTACACATGTTAAGATGAAGTGTCTTGGTTGAAATATTATTAAGGTTTTAGGAATTTTCGTATAACTGGCTTTTATTTTGCCTGTACACATAtaccattttagctcacctgaactttgctCGTGGTGAGTTGTTAGTAATGGTTGACGATCCGCCATCTATCGTCAGTCGACATGCATCAACGCATTATTTCAACATCTTTTCTCTTAACTtatggtcagaattacaccaaacctaGCCAGTAAAAGCAATTTACTCAAATGGTTTCAGCTTGGTCCTTTCAAGGGAgagttagagctaaaaatagtagaTCTTATGTGAACTTATGGTTCCGTTTGGTTCCTTGTAGTTGAGCACTATAGCTACAAATAGGAAACCTATAAATAGTTTGTAAATGATGGATCTCAACATGGTCTGTACCAACTTTGTATGGTCCCTTAGTTTTATCCAAATGCTTATGCTTGACCCCTTTTATTGGCCATCAGAGTAAcaaaacaacttcttatgaaccaCTAGATGGTTGttgaccaaacttggtctgttgcatcattgTATGGTCCTCTCGTTATTTTATTCTAGTGGTTTCCCTTTGCATCTTGTAGGATACCATGAAATCTGTTCAAATATACTCAGATATGGTCAAACTGTATGTCAtgaaatatgtacatatatgGACAAAACTGTGCcatgaaatatgttaaaatattgacaaaactGTATGCCgtgaaatttctaaaaatatggtcaaaaatggTAAAACTGCATTAAACGAAATACTTACGTTCAAATGTGATCATAACTATGCCATGAAATGTCTAAAAATATGGACAAAACAGTATGCTATGAAATATGTTCAAGTGTGATCAAAGCTGTGCCatgaaatatctaaaaatatggTCAAAACTGCATGTCATGAAATATGTTCAACTATGGACAAAACCGCAAAACTGTATGTCAcgaaatatctaaaaatatggTCAAAACTGCATGTCATGAAATATGTTCAAAAATGGTCAAAACTATATGTCAGGAAATATGTTGAAATATGGACAGATGAGCTTCTTAGTGCCATCGTGGCCCACTTGTTTCTTTAATACTCTAGTGCCATACATATCAAAATTGACACACTTCTTGTGCTTAGGATATATTTGGAGAGAATGCTACAgtttactgacagctcttgtttaatctcTTGATGTTGCAGTGTTAATTTCATACATTGCAGGCTATCAATACCCGGCGAACATGATGAGTGTTCACAGTGGCAACAAGCTGATTGCTTACAGTACCTTGTTGGCAGGTTATGGGACATGGGGTGACTTGATTTATGCAGCAGAATCTAGAAGAAGTCAAGGAGTATTGAGATATCCTAGTATGATTTTGCTTAAGTTGATATGAAGTTAATGTGTTCGTCCGGACGTTCATCAGGTCACCAGTCCTGCCCTTACTTTTAATAGCATGGtagatttttatacgcccgtctgaaAGACGTATAATAGGAACGCCCTTGGCGGGCGTgtgggtgggcggcgtccacagactttgtccggagcatttcttcttcattcatagagggaatttgatgtaaattggcacaaatgtcttccgtcatgagatggagtgtcttacgcaagaaccaggttcctaggtctgaggtcaaaggtcaaattcaataatgactttgtccggagcatttcttcttcatgcatggagggattttgatgtaacttggcacaattgttcaccatcatgagacggattgtcatgcgcaagaaccaggtaccctaggtctaaggtcaaggtcacacttagaggtcaaaggtctgatacaagaatgacaactgacaacattgtccggagcatttcttcttcatacatggagggattttgatgtaacttggcataaatgttcaccaccatgagacggattattatgcgcaagaaccaggtccctaggtctaacgtcaaggtcacactttgaggtcaaatgccagattcaagaatgactttgtccggagcattttttcttcatgcacggagggatcttgatgtaacttggcgtaattgttcaccatcatgagacggagtgtcatgcgcaagaaccaggtccctatgtctaaggtcaaggtcatattgagaggtcaaaggtcagaaaCAGGAATGActtctttgtccggagcatttattcttcatgcatggtgggataaAATAATTCAACTTTTCCTAAAAAATCGCCTATACTTCGACCTACGATCTCAGGAGTTGTTGTGTGGGTACCTGGACTACACACCTACTAAGACTAAAATTTTTAGCTATACATCCACTGACAAATATGCAATTCGGGCAGCATCCATCATTTTTATCGATAGCTACTGTCATGATATTTGAATCAGATGTGCAGTTCTGTAACTAGCAAGCTCTCGACGGGCGTTTTTGTGACTATGACACTTGTTTCAAGActatatttgtcattttattttgtatgaaagtATACTCATGTGTCTGTCTGCCCGTCCGTCCCTTGCGAAAAATGGATCATGCAACAACTTTACAAGTTAAAGAGATTTATTCATGAAA
The sequence above is a segment of the Mercenaria mercenaria strain notata chromosome 3, MADL_Memer_1, whole genome shotgun sequence genome. Coding sequences within it:
- the LOC123523479 gene encoding ceramide kinase 1-like, which translates into the protein MAVQVSPVLDGGKDVITSCICKIKSKNYSVSLTNGELTWHIAGNTQQKGLQTVSTLDILSVSLRSSTKQDSNSDSVCVSYVRQEKNFILKSCSVVFTAGDLQLIGNLHQQITDVVRNVGRKPKRLLVLINPVSGRSKGRTVYEQKVAPIFREAGIDTDVIVTEKAHHTEEILSTYDIKSINGLVLVGGDGLYHEAVNGLMRKLASEQGLNVDDPDETLPSIDLPMGLIPCGTGNGIAHACYGNYDVTTAALSIAIGYQYPANMMSVHSGNKLIAYSTLLAGYGTWGDLIYAAESRRSQGVLRYPIAMIEQMLIKAIRRFSLTIGYTNKEIPVKQNNTEVGIQAKDEMDNTDIAANMKETPDSTAQPDAPSNQSLHSATIKESVIGAIIFMLTPSEAFASTEEPDLSQSAMYLNKSSRRMKYISFLFQLMTLNFNAIERRDDITILPGKQWTLKLEDPSQPETENWELEHIMNIDGEIFRLPKPEYQAKLLSDRIKLFSNMQYATKREMKKK